In bacterium, one DNA window encodes the following:
- a CDS encoding PBP1A family penicillin-binding protein, which produces MTITPRKFWSVAVPVLVIVVGGWIFLSNLTEGLPSLAELENPRPPFATRVYSADGVVIDRFFEENRSRITTLDSVPRAFLEALLSTEDRRFYSHWGVDMRGLFAILAERVFNLTLHGRGASTITQQLARLLYLTREVTLTRKLREMLTAVQIERRYTKNEILIMYLNVAPFGRGAYGLQSAASVFFGKRPTELTKGECAFLVGALANPTRYDPRRSQQRAMARRNTVLRNMMDEGYLDGGEYQEIYQDSILTRSRTRSAGIAPHFVEYVRQLLREKAEKYGFDLYRDGLSVYTTIDSRMQEAANRAVLEHLLPFQEQFDRRWSWNTPTRRGILGTAIRVAIKASSQYRQAKTADEKERVAIGLRMDKSFVDSVKHALTSIQVGFVAVDPQTGEIKAMVGNSAMDFRYGLNHVTQITRQPGSTFKPFIYTVAIDNGYSPAYQISNDAIDMVDGSGKRWRPRNFGGEVGGMYTLRSGLKNSVNLVAIRTILEIAPAEEVVRYAHRMGIETPLRPVPSLAIGTSEVVPLQIISAYGSFANEGIYAKPFAITRIEDRDGRVIESNTSEIREVLSKETAFIMSSMLRSVIQGGTGSGTRRWFNGPAGGKTGTTQDYADAWFIGFTPNLVAGVWTGFDDRRITFTGSYGQGSVAAAPIWGRFMKYVYTDKRIPLKIRDFVQPEGVTQEKICLDSQNLANPFCPNTVTDYVNAKYFPGYCTMHTSTSSEQENSRQQPAERTIEY; this is translated from the coding sequence ATGACCATCACGCCTCGCAAATTCTGGTCTGTCGCAGTTCCCGTCCTCGTCATCGTCGTCGGTGGGTGGATCTTCCTTTCCAATCTCACGGAGGGACTCCCTTCCCTCGCGGAACTGGAGAACCCTCGTCCCCCGTTCGCCACACGTGTGTATTCCGCGGACGGCGTCGTCATCGACCGCTTTTTCGAAGAGAACCGGTCGCGCATCACCACGCTCGACAGCGTGCCACGTGCTTTTCTCGAAGCCCTGCTTTCGACGGAAGATCGCAGATTCTACAGCCACTGGGGCGTGGACATGCGTGGGCTCTTCGCCATTCTCGCCGAACGCGTCTTCAATCTCACCCTGCACGGGCGCGGTGCCAGTACCATCACGCAGCAGCTCGCACGGCTCCTCTACCTGACACGTGAAGTCACTCTGACCAGAAAACTCCGGGAGATGCTGACCGCCGTGCAGATCGAACGCCGCTATACGAAAAATGAAATCCTCATCATGTACCTCAATGTGGCACCGTTCGGACGAGGAGCATACGGACTGCAATCCGCTGCTTCCGTGTTTTTCGGGAAGCGTCCCACGGAGCTGACGAAGGGTGAATGCGCCTTTCTCGTCGGTGCACTCGCCAATCCGACACGCTACGATCCCCGCCGCAGTCAGCAGCGCGCCATGGCCCGGCGTAACACTGTGCTGCGCAACATGATGGATGAGGGATACCTCGATGGCGGGGAATACCAGGAGATCTATCAGGACTCCATCCTCACCCGCTCACGCACCCGATCTGCTGGCATCGCACCGCATTTCGTCGAGTATGTGCGCCAGCTGCTGCGGGAAAAGGCGGAAAAATACGGCTTCGATCTTTACAGGGACGGTCTCTCTGTGTATACAACCATCGACAGCCGCATGCAGGAGGCCGCCAACCGCGCCGTGCTCGAGCATCTGCTTCCTTTCCAGGAGCAGTTCGACAGGCGATGGAGCTGGAATACACCAACACGGCGCGGCATCCTCGGTACTGCGATCCGGGTGGCGATCAAGGCCTCTTCCCAGTACAGGCAGGCAAAGACCGCGGATGAAAAGGAACGCGTAGCCATCGGACTGCGCATGGACAAGAGTTTCGTCGATTCTGTGAAACACGCCCTGACCAGTATTCAGGTGGGTTTCGTGGCCGTCGATCCGCAAACCGGCGAGATCAAGGCGATGGTCGGAAATTCTGCCATGGATTTCCGTTATGGACTCAATCATGTCACGCAGATCACCCGCCAGCCGGGTTCCACCTTCAAACCGTTCATCTATACGGTCGCTATCGACAACGGGTACAGTCCCGCCTACCAGATCTCCAACGACGCCATCGATATGGTCGACGGTTCCGGGAAACGGTGGAGACCGCGGAATTTCGGCGGCGAGGTTGGCGGCATGTATACACTGCGGTCGGGTTTGAAAAACTCGGTCAACCTGGTGGCCATCCGCACCATCCTGGAGATAGCACCCGCTGAAGAGGTGGTGCGCTATGCTCACCGCATGGGCATCGAAACACCTCTGCGTCCGGTCCCCTCCCTCGCCATCGGTACGTCGGAAGTCGTTCCCCTGCAGATCATTTCTGCCTACGGTTCGTTCGCCAACGAAGGCATTTACGCCAAACCCTTCGCCATCACGCGCATCGAAGACCGTGATGGCCGTGTCATCGAGAGCAACACCAGCGAAATCCGCGAAGTGCTCAGCAAGGAAACCGCCTTCATCATGTCGAGCATGCTGCGTTCGGTCATCCAGGGCGGTACGGGATCAGGCACCCGCCGCTGGTTCAACGGCCCCGCGGGAGGCAAGACCGGTACCACGCAGGATTATGCGGACGCCTGGTTCATCGGCTTCACTCCGAACCTCGTGGCCGGTGTGTGGACGGGCTTCGACGATCGCCGCATCACCTTTACCGGGTCCTACGGTCAGGGCAGCGTCGCCGCCGCTCCCATCTGGGGAAGGTTCATGAAGTATGTCTACACCGACAAACGCATCCCACTGAAGATCCGCGACTTCGTTCAGCCCGAAG
- a CDS encoding UDP-2,3-diacylglucosamine diphosphatase produces MLEKPPAIEPVYFISDVHLGFGDAATERVKLERLLALLSSIRDSGGTLYIVGDLFDFWYEYRAVVPRGYHRLYAMLEDLPRAGVPVTYLAGNHDFAIGKFFSEDLGLTVLHDDVQFRVGDTQFYVYHGDGLAPKDGGYRALKRVLRSPLSQWGFRWLHPDLGFGIARKFSHTSRGYTSGKDYGAMDGMRMEAERRLRNGTDIVVMGHRHNPMREQLGGGLYINLGDWIRHYTYAVFRDGEISLYTMINGFEEQFTE; encoded by the coding sequence ATGCTGGAAAAGCCACCTGCCATCGAACCCGTTTACTTCATTTCCGATGTCCATCTCGGCTTCGGCGATGCCGCCACGGAACGCGTCAAACTGGAACGCCTGCTTGCCCTGCTCTCCAGCATCCGCGACAGTGGCGGCACACTCTATATCGTGGGTGATCTGTTCGATTTCTGGTATGAATACCGGGCTGTGGTACCGCGCGGGTATCACCGTCTCTATGCGATGCTGGAGGACCTGCCCCGCGCGGGGGTCCCCGTCACCTACCTGGCCGGCAATCACGATTTTGCGATCGGGAAGTTTTTTTCCGAGGATCTCGGACTGACCGTGCTGCACGACGACGTGCAGTTCCGCGTGGGCGATACACAGTTTTATGTCTATCATGGTGATGGACTCGCCCCGAAAGACGGCGGCTACCGGGCGCTGAAACGCGTCCTCCGCTCTCCGCTCTCGCAGTGGGGGTTTCGCTGGCTGCATCCCGATCTTGGCTTCGGTATTGCGCGGAAGTTCTCACATACCAGCCGCGGGTATACCAGCGGTAAGGATTACGGCGCGATGGACGGCATGCGCATGGAGGCAGAACGCCGGCTGCGCAATGGAACCGACATCGTGGTGATGGGACATCGGCATAATCCGATGCGTGAGCAACTCGGGGGTGGACTCTACATAAACCTCGGCGACTGGATCCGGCACTACACATACGCCGTGTTTCGCGACGGGGAAATCAGTCTGTATACAATGATCAATGGCTTTGAGGAGCAGTTCACGGAATGA